A stretch of the Neisseria sp. DTU_2020_1000833_1_SI_GRL_NUU_006 genome encodes the following:
- a CDS encoding YqiJ family protein — protein sequence MWNLINAPETEIFGIAIALMVLLGVLEVISMLAGGISDWLDNLLPDSLTETAHAEVGLDAVDAGVFVRFLSWLYVGRVPVLMLMVVFLAVYGLTGYLFQTTFAAVFGSYLNGWLAAIAVWFLSLPLVRLTAGGLYKIMPKDETTAVSQESLIGRIGTVVLGEARVGSAAQVRVKDVYGQQHYVMAEPDSDEVLKQGDAVLLVSLEGNTFKAILNPSGSLVD from the coding sequence ATGTGGAATTTAATCAACGCCCCCGAAACGGAAATCTTCGGCATCGCCATCGCGCTGATGGTTTTGCTCGGCGTGTTGGAAGTCATCTCCATGCTGGCGGGCGGCATCAGCGACTGGCTGGACAACCTGCTGCCCGACAGCCTGACCGAAACCGCGCACGCCGAAGTCGGGCTGGACGCTGTGGACGCGGGCGTGTTCGTCAGGTTTCTGAGCTGGCTGTATGTCGGTCGCGTGCCGGTGTTGATGCTGATGGTGGTGTTCCTTGCCGTGTACGGACTGACGGGCTACCTGTTTCAGACGACCTTTGCCGCCGTGTTCGGCAGCTATCTGAACGGATGGCTGGCGGCAATCGCCGTGTGGTTCCTTTCGCTGCCGCTGGTGCGTCTGACGGCGGGCGGACTGTACAAAATCATGCCCAAAGACGAAACCACCGCCGTTTCGCAGGAAAGCCTAATCGGACGCATCGGTACGGTAGTGCTGGGCGAAGCACGGGTGGGCAGCGCGGCGCAGGTGCGGGTGAAGGATGTGTATGGTCAACAGCATTATGTGATGGCGGAACCGGATTCCGACGAAGTGTTGAAACAGGGCGACGCGGTGTTGCTGGTGTCGCTGGAGGGAAATACGTTTAAGGCAATTTTGAATCCGAGCGGGAGCTTGGTGGATTGA
- a CDS encoding glycine zipper domain-containing protein, which translates to MTMKPIMAVLLAASLSLPAIDAQARGTENRKKATIAGAAAGAALGGLVGKDTTSAVIGAVAGGLAGNAYAYRNKKMNQKDRDEYEDRYRYDDYYRYGRDRDEYDDYYRHEKRYRKHKHHHRKYRDWDDDYYDYDDD; encoded by the coding sequence ATGACTATGAAACCAATCATGGCGGTATTGCTCGCCGCCAGCCTCAGCCTTCCCGCCATCGATGCGCAAGCCCGGGGGACTGAAAACCGGAAAAAAGCCACCATCGCCGGCGCGGCCGCAGGCGCAGCTTTGGGCGGCTTGGTGGGTAAAGACACAACAAGTGCCGTTATAGGCGCTGTTGCCGGCGGTTTGGCGGGTAACGCCTACGCCTACCGCAATAAAAAAATGAACCAAAAAGATAGAGACGAGTACGAAGACCGTTACCGCTACGACGACTACTACCGCTATGGTCGTGATCGCGATGAATACGACGATTACTACCGCCATGAAAAACGTTACAGAAAACACAAACACCACCATCGCAAGTATCGCGACTGGGATGATGATTACTACGATTATGACGACGATTAA
- a CDS encoding PepSY domain-containing protein gives MKKLLPVLLLGSIALTACAAPYPYDYYDDDYRTDRYEQRYDRYDDRYDDRYDDRYERDYDRNDDYRYRNGKYYDDDYIEHQIYSDPSFEQKRAQVMRILERRGYQVHEIEADDRRGRPVLKAEAFKNGREYDIVFSWPDLRIISERIDY, from the coding sequence ATGAAAAAACTTTTACCGGTATTACTCTTAGGCAGTATCGCACTGACCGCATGCGCCGCCCCTTATCCTTACGACTATTACGATGACGACTATCGTACCGACCGCTACGAGCAGCGTTATGACCGTTACGATGACCGCTATGATGATCGTTACGACGACCGCTATGAGCGCGATTACGACCGTAATGACGACTACCGTTACCGCAACGGCAAGTATTACGATGACGACTACATCGAACACCAAATTTACAGCGATCCGTCTTTCGAGCAAAAACGCGCGCAAGTCATGCGGATTCTCGAACGACGCGGCTACCAAGTTCACGAAATCGAAGCCGACGACCGCCGCGGCCGCCCCGTATTGAAAGCCGAAGCCTTCAAAAACGGACGCGAATACGACATCGTTTTCTCATGGCCGGATTTACGCATCATCAGCGAACGCATCGACTACTGA
- a CDS encoding methionine/alanine import family NSS transporter small subunit, whose amino-acid sequence MSTIAIIMMIIALVVIWGGFILSVWRLPEE is encoded by the coding sequence ATGAGTACCATAGCCATCATCATGATGATTATCGCACTCGTCGTCATTTGGGGAGGATTCATCCTTTCCGTATGGCGGCTGCCTGAAGAATAG
- the smc gene encoding chromosome segregation protein SMC, whose translation MRLTHIKLSGFKSFTDPTTIHVPGQLVAVIGPNGCGKSNVIDAVRWVLGEASAKQLRGESMQDVIFNGAATRRPAPRASVELVFDNSDHSLQGAWGQYAEVSIKRQLTRQGESTYFINNQTVRRRDITDLFLGTGVGARGYAVIEQGMISRIIEARPEELRAYIEEAAGVSKYKERRKETEGRLKDTREHLQRLGDLQNELARQVEKLEKQAETAERYKSLTAQLNQQQDLLDYAQWQQSLAAADKATAQHQSLQAQQDETAAQVQALNDEVHALQTAEQSQQQAVHELSNKRGVLREQIARLEEQIRHQQNLHQRIERDKQAAQAQMQRIHQEQQQIRVQLEENELQAEEKQTELAEWAMQVAEHEERLPELEEAQATLNAAFQTQQDEANRIRRELALKQQQLAHAEQTVAKHEERKGRLKQENQALNMPDEAETAAAQEAAALLQSQQEHYEEQIIAAEEALHAAREAFQTASNRFQNLKQQHITLQAQQQALSQILSQQQEAADFWQATDHAAAPQLWQRITAPAEWQHALSVILAERLHARAVSNGFVPPAPLPQGQAAWLSDDLSGGIKKSLPVQALLNQIQAQPPFQTALHHWLDGVLCAPDLSYALAHQSDLGAHQIWLTPEGHQVDKVSVLLYAKPAQESLIAQKARLDGIASELENLAPELSAAEAAFKQAEAAVRSSEVQHKNLMQQQQQHTRQYSQAQQRAAELLARTNQGQIRREHIERELAQLAEEQTVLQHTSDGLSDDIATLQEAAAELEHQQQTTAHSRHEQQGRLKQAQLALLEANRQYGLAEVAVHKLNQQKQNYQQQIARLEQQTLDWQERQQELALAYETEFQNDEQHIKLDELTEAVQTLDEEYIVVQEKLAQIQEKGREQYVRVQALQTKLPQLQAATQTALLQQQEALINAKRYHQNLTERAADLDALEALAKESPKVLNSSIGSLTQQIEALGAVNLAALQELEEARERDGYYRSQSEDVQAAITLLEEAIAQIDDKTKARFKETFDAVNGKVQTFFPTLFGGGEATLKMIGDDLLTAGVSIMARPPGKKNSTIHLLSGGEKALTAMSLVFALFSLNPAPFCLLDEVDAPLDDANTSRFCNLVKEMSAQTQFLYISHNRLTMEMAEQLVGVTMQEKGVSRVVAVDIKQALEMAEP comes from the coding sequence ATGCGCCTGACCCACATCAAACTCTCCGGCTTCAAATCTTTTACCGACCCGACCACGATTCATGTTCCGGGGCAGCTTGTTGCGGTTATCGGGCCGAACGGCTGCGGCAAGTCGAATGTGATTGACGCGGTGCGCTGGGTGTTGGGCGAGGCTTCGGCTAAGCAGCTTCGCGGCGAGAGTATGCAGGACGTGATTTTTAACGGTGCGGCGACGCGCCGTCCTGCGCCGAGGGCTTCGGTGGAGCTGGTGTTTGACAACAGCGACCACAGTTTGCAGGGGGCGTGGGGACAGTATGCCGAGGTGAGCATCAAGCGGCAGTTGACGCGTCAGGGTGAATCGACTTATTTCATCAACAATCAGACTGTGCGCCGCCGCGACATTACTGATTTGTTTCTGGGTACGGGCGTGGGCGCGCGCGGTTATGCCGTTATCGAGCAGGGAATGATTTCGCGCATCATCGAAGCGCGGCCGGAGGAGTTGCGCGCCTATATCGAGGAGGCGGCGGGTGTGTCCAAATATAAGGAACGCCGCAAGGAGACGGAAGGTCGTCTGAAAGACACGCGCGAGCATTTGCAGCGTTTGGGCGATTTGCAGAACGAGTTGGCGCGTCAGGTGGAAAAGCTGGAGAAACAGGCGGAAACCGCCGAACGCTACAAATCCCTGACTGCGCAGTTGAACCAACAACAGGATTTGCTCGATTACGCCCAATGGCAGCAATCGCTTGCCGCCGCCGACAAGGCGACCGCGCAGCATCAGTCTTTGCAGGCGCAACAGGACGAAACTGCCGCGCAGGTTCAGGCGTTAAACGACGAAGTACACGCTTTGCAGACCGCCGAACAGTCGCAGCAGCAGGCGGTGCACGAATTGAGCAACAAACGCGGTGTGTTGCGCGAGCAGATTGCCCGTTTGGAAGAACAAATCCGCCATCAGCAAAACCTGCACCAACGCATCGAACGCGACAAGCAGGCGGCGCAGGCGCAGATGCAGCGCATCCATCAGGAGCAGCAGCAAATCCGCGTGCAGCTTGAAGAAAACGAGTTGCAGGCGGAAGAAAAGCAAACCGAATTGGCGGAATGGGCGATGCAGGTTGCCGAACACGAAGAGCGTCTGCCCGAATTGGAAGAAGCCCAAGCCACGCTCAATGCCGCCTTCCAAACCCAGCAGGACGAGGCAAACCGCATCCGCCGCGAACTGGCGTTGAAACAGCAGCAGCTTGCCCATGCCGAACAAACCGTTGCCAAGCACGAAGAACGCAAAGGTCGTCTGAAACAGGAAAACCAAGCCCTGAACATGCCCGACGAAGCCGAAACCGCCGCCGCGCAGGAAGCCGCCGCCTTGTTGCAAAGCCAGCAAGAGCATTACGAAGAGCAAATCATCGCCGCCGAAGAAGCTTTACACGCCGCCCGCGAGGCGTTTCAGACGGCCTCAAACCGCTTCCAAAACCTGAAGCAGCAACACATCACCTTGCAGGCGCAGCAGCAGGCGTTGTCGCAAATCCTGTCGCAACAGCAGGAAGCCGCCGACTTCTGGCAGGCAACCGACCACGCCGCCGCGCCGCAACTGTGGCAACGCATCACCGCCCCCGCCGAGTGGCAGCACGCCTTGTCCGTCATCCTGGCCGAACGCCTGCACGCCCGCGCCGTATCGAACGGCTTCGTGCCGCCCGCGCCGTTGCCACAGGGGCAGGCGGCATGGCTTTCAGACGACCTCTCCGGTGGCATCAAAAAATCCCTGCCCGTACAGGCATTGCTGAACCAAATCCAAGCGCAGCCGCCGTTTCAGACGGCGTTGCACCACTGGCTCGACGGCGTATTGTGCGCGCCCGATTTGAGCTACGCCCTCGCGCATCAAAGCGATTTGGGCGCACACCAAATCTGGCTCACGCCAGAAGGCCATCAGGTCGATAAAGTCAGCGTCCTGCTCTATGCCAAACCCGCGCAGGAAAGCCTGATTGCCCAAAAAGCGCGCCTCGACGGCATCGCGTCCGAACTGGAAAACCTCGCTCCCGAACTCTCCGCCGCTGAAGCCGCGTTCAAACAGGCGGAGGCTGCCGTGCGCTCGTCCGAAGTGCAACACAAAAACCTGATGCAGCAGCAACAGCAGCACACGCGCCAATACAGCCAAGCGCAGCAACGCGCCGCCGAACTTCTGGCGCGCACCAACCAAGGGCAAATCCGCCGTGAACACATCGAGCGCGAACTGGCGCAGTTGGCGGAAGAACAGACCGTGTTGCAACACACGTCCGACGGGCTTTCAGACGACATCGCTACTTTGCAGGAAGCCGCCGCCGAACTCGAACACCAGCAGCAAACTACCGCGCACAGCCGCCATGAGCAGCAAGGCCGTCTGAAACAGGCGCAGCTTGCCCTGCTCGAAGCCAACCGCCAATACGGGCTTGCCGAAGTCGCCGTCCACAAGCTCAACCAGCAAAAACAAAACTACCAACAGCAAATCGCCCGACTCGAGCAGCAAACCCTCGACTGGCAGGAACGCCAGCAAGAGCTTGCCCTCGCCTATGAAACCGAGTTCCAAAACGACGAGCAGCACATCAAGCTCGACGAGTTGACCGAAGCCGTACAAACCTTGGACGAAGAATATATTGTTGTGCAAGAGAAACTGGCTCAGATACAAGAGAAGGGCAGGGAGCAATACGTCCGCGTACAAGCCCTGCAAACCAAGCTGCCGCAGCTTCAGGCCGCCACCCAAACCGCCCTGTTGCAGCAGCAGGAAGCCCTGATTAACGCCAAACGCTACCATCAAAACCTGACCGAACGCGCCGCCGATTTGGATGCGCTCGAAGCCTTGGCGAAAGAATCGCCGAAAGTATTGAACAGCAGCATCGGCAGCCTCACCCAGCAAATCGAAGCCCTCGGCGCCGTCAACCTCGCCGCCCTGCAAGAACTCGAAGAAGCGCGCGAACGCGACGGCTACTACCGCAGCCAGAGCGAAGACGTGCAGGCCGCCATCACCCTTTTGGAAGAAGCCATCGCCCAAATCGACGACAAAACCAAAGCGCGTTTCAAAGAAACCTTCGACGCCGTCAACGGCAAAGTCCAAACCTTCTTCCCGACCCTGTTCGGCGGTGGCGAAGCCACACTCAAAATGATAGGCGACGACCTCCTGACCGCAGGCGTGTCCATCATGGCGCGCCCGCCCGGCAAGAAAAACAGCACCATCCACCTCCTCTCCGGCGGCGAAAAAGCCCTCACCGCCATGAGCCTCGTGTTCGCCCTGTTCAGCCTCAACCCCGCCCCCTTCTGCCTTCTGGACGAAGTCGACGCCCCGCTGGACGATGCCAACACCTCGCGTTTCTGTAACCTGGTCAAAGAAATGTCGGCGCAAACCCAGTTCCTCTACATCTCCCACAACCGCCTGACCATGGAAATGGCGGAACAGCTCGTCGGCGTAACCATGCAGGAAAAAGGCGTATCGCGCGTCGTTGCCGTGGACATCAAACAGGCGTTGGAAATGGCGGAACCGTGA
- the tldD gene encoding metalloprotease TldD, which produces MPYNQAPSLPSPEGRLKTMHSTYATVQRDLLEANHLSPELLAKSLSIIGAHHVDYADIYCQRTAFESWHLEEGIVKSGSFQIDQGVGVRAVSGEKTAFAYADSLCIDSINRSAQAVRVIGAAGGEASVKVPSAAYGKSVHAVLNPIIGLDSAAKVALLNKVETLAKAADPRIVQVMAGLTCEYDMIYIARLDGRHAADIRPMVRLNVTVIAKQGDRREQGSAGGGGRYDLAYFDETLVRQFVDSAVKQALINLESRPAPAGEMTVVLGNGWPGVLLHEAVGHGLEGDFNRKETSVFSGRIGERVAAKGVTVVDQGDIADRRGSLNIDDEGNETRRTVLIEDGILVGYMQDETNARLMGTQSTGNGRRESYASAPMPRMTNTFMENGGYEPDEIIASIDKGIYAVNFGGGQVDITSGKFVFSASEAWWVEGGKLQYPVKGATIIGNGPEVLKHVSMIGNDTALDSGVGVCGKDGQSVPVGVGQPTLRIDSGLTVGGSEI; this is translated from the coding sequence ATGCCGTATAATCAAGCCCCAAGTTTACCCAGCCCTGAAGGTCGTCTGAAAACCATGCACTCAACTTACGCTACCGTACAGCGCGATTTGCTCGAAGCCAATCACCTTTCCCCTGAGCTGCTCGCCAAAAGCCTGAGCATCATCGGCGCGCATCACGTCGATTACGCCGACATCTACTGCCAGCGCACTGCTTTTGAAAGCTGGCATTTGGAAGAGGGCATCGTCAAATCGGGCAGCTTCCAAATTGATCAGGGGGTGGGCGTGCGCGCTGTTTCGGGCGAAAAAACCGCTTTTGCCTATGCGGACAGTTTGTGTATCGATTCGATTAACCGCTCCGCCCAAGCCGTCCGCGTCATCGGCGCGGCAGGCGGCGAAGCTTCTGTCAAAGTGCCGTCCGCCGCATACGGCAAATCCGTCCATGCGGTGCTGAATCCCATTATCGGTCTCGATTCCGCTGCCAAAGTTGCCTTATTGAACAAAGTGGAAACGCTTGCCAAAGCCGCCGATCCGCGCATTGTGCAAGTGATGGCGGGGCTGACTTGCGAATACGACATGATTTACATTGCCCGCCTCGACGGCAGGCACGCGGCGGATATTCGTCCGATGGTGCGCCTGAACGTTACCGTTATTGCCAAACAGGGCGACAGGCGCGAACAAGGCAGCGCGGGCGGAGGCGGACGCTACGACTTGGCTTATTTCGATGAAACTTTGGTGCGGCAGTTTGTCGATTCAGCCGTCAAACAAGCCTTGATTAATCTTGAATCCCGCCCTGCACCCGCGGGCGAAATGACCGTTGTCTTGGGCAACGGCTGGCCGGGCGTGTTGCTGCATGAAGCCGTCGGACACGGCTTGGAAGGCGATTTCAACCGCAAAGAAACCAGTGTCTTTTCAGGTAGAATCGGCGAGCGCGTTGCCGCCAAAGGCGTGACCGTCGTTGACCAAGGCGACATCGCCGACAGACGCGGTTCGCTCAATATCGACGACGAAGGCAACGAAACACGCCGCACCGTATTGATTGAAGACGGCATCTTGGTTGGCTATATGCAGGACGAAACCAACGCTCGCCTGATGGGTACGCAATCCACTGGCAACGGCCGCCGCGAAAGTTACGCCTCCGCCCCCATGCCGCGCATGACCAATACTTTCATGGAAAACGGCGGCTACGAACCCGACGAAATCATCGCGTCTATCGACAAAGGCATTTACGCCGTCAATTTCGGCGGCGGACAGGTGGACATCACCAGTGGCAAATTCGTCTTCAGCGCATCCGAAGCGTGGTGGGTCGAAGGCGGCAAACTGCAATATCCCGTCAAAGGCGCGACCATCATCGGCAACGGCCCCGAAGTTTTGAAACACGTCTCCATGATAGGTAACGATACTGCGTTGGACAGCGGTGTCGGCGTGTGCGGCAAAGACGGGCAAAGCGTTCCTGTCGGCGTCGGACAACCGACCTTGCGGATTGATTCGGGACTGACCGTCGGCGGTAGCGAGATTTAA
- a CDS encoding OsmC family protein yields MSKKHTYRTATTWTGNLGEGTSSYTAYLRNFTVSAEGKPDLHGSADPAFRGDAGRWNPEEMLLAAVSACHKLWYLHLCADAGICVTAYTDHAEAVMDEGENGSAGRFVSAVLKPRVTIAAGSDRAKALELHHEAHRLCFIANSVNLPIECRAEIESEEVV; encoded by the coding sequence ATGAGCAAAAAACACACCTACCGTACCGCAACAACATGGACGGGCAATCTTGGCGAAGGCACATCATCCTACACCGCTTATTTGCGCAACTTTACCGTTTCCGCCGAGGGCAAGCCCGACCTGCACGGTTCCGCCGACCCGGCCTTCCGCGGCGATGCGGGCCGCTGGAACCCCGAAGAAATGCTGCTGGCCGCCGTTTCTGCCTGCCACAAACTATGGTACCTGCACCTGTGTGCCGACGCGGGCATCTGCGTTACCGCCTACACCGACCACGCCGAAGCGGTGATGGACGAAGGCGAGAATGGGAGTGCGGGGCGTTTTGTCTCCGCCGTGTTGAAGCCGCGCGTTACCATCGCCGCAGGAAGCGACCGCGCCAAGGCTTTGGAACTTCACCACGAAGCGCACCGCCTGTGTTTCATCGCCAATTCGGTCAACCTTCCGATTGAATGCCGCGCTGAGATTGAGAGTGAAGAGGTCGTCTGA
- a CDS encoding flotillin domain-containing protein codes for MNLVSIGIIAGVILVALFVLGLILTRLYRRASKEVSFVRTGFGGEKVIMNGGAMVLPVLHEIIPVNMNTLRLEVRRAAQQALITRDRMRVDVMAEFYVRVKPSAESIATAAQTLGMKTMSPDELKDLVEGKFVDALRAVAAEMAMEELHEKRVDFVQKVQQVVSEDLFKNGLELETVSLTGLDQTSFEFFNPQNAFDAEGLTKLTETIEGRRKKRNEIEQDTDLAIKTKNLEAEQQRLKISREEEYAKLEQEREIAVRRAEQEASIAEQEAQKKREAEEAKIAAEREVDLKRIAAERDIKNEDIRKAQAVEQAEVERRKAIELAEQDRAIAVAEKSRAESEAKAEADKARAAAVREEESVITVRETERAERAKAVELIAAEEAAQKDAISLTVAAEAEKQAAQDRAEAVRIAAEAEAEKQRLQAKGEADAKVLLAQAQEQQYKVDAEGTRAVNEAANVLSVEQVEMQVRLALLKHLPDIIRESVRPMENIDDIKILQVNGLGGFSGAANGSEGVSEGQTTQASLADQMVNSALRYRSQAPLVDGLLKELGLNGGDINGLTQGLDKGIGKE; via the coding sequence ATGAACTTAGTTTCCATCGGCATCATCGCCGGCGTCATACTCGTTGCGCTGTTCGTACTCGGCCTCATCCTCACCCGCCTGTACCGCCGCGCCAGCAAAGAAGTCTCCTTCGTCCGTACCGGCTTCGGCGGCGAAAAAGTCATCATGAACGGCGGCGCGATGGTGCTGCCCGTGCTGCACGAAATCATCCCCGTCAACATGAACACATTGCGCCTCGAAGTGCGCCGCGCGGCGCAGCAGGCGTTGATTACCCGCGACCGGATGCGCGTCGATGTGATGGCGGAATTTTACGTCCGCGTCAAACCCAGCGCCGAGAGCATCGCCACCGCCGCGCAAACGCTGGGTATGAAAACCATGTCGCCCGACGAATTGAAAGACCTCGTCGAAGGTAAATTCGTCGATGCACTGCGCGCCGTTGCCGCCGAAATGGCGATGGAAGAGCTGCACGAGAAACGTGTTGATTTCGTTCAGAAAGTGCAACAAGTCGTCAGCGAAGACTTGTTTAAAAACGGTCTCGAGCTCGAAACCGTTTCTCTAACCGGCCTCGACCAAACCAGCTTCGAATTTTTCAACCCGCAAAACGCCTTTGACGCGGAAGGTCTGACCAAACTGACCGAAACCATTGAAGGCCGCCGCAAAAAACGCAACGAAATCGAACAAGACACCGATTTGGCGATTAAAACCAAAAACCTCGAAGCCGAGCAGCAACGCCTGAAAATCTCGCGCGAAGAAGAATACGCCAAACTCGAACAAGAACGCGAAATCGCCGTGCGCCGCGCCGAACAGGAAGCCAGCATCGCCGAGCAGGAAGCGCAGAAAAAACGCGAAGCGGAAGAAGCCAAAATCGCCGCCGAACGCGAAGTGGATTTGAAACGCATCGCTGCCGAACGCGACATTAAAAACGAAGACATCCGCAAAGCCCAAGCCGTCGAGCAGGCGGAGGTCGAGCGCCGCAAAGCCATCGAGCTTGCCGAACAAGACCGCGCCATCGCCGTTGCCGAGAAATCGCGTGCCGAATCCGAAGCCAAAGCCGAGGCCGACAAAGCCCGCGCCGCCGCCGTGCGTGAAGAAGAGAGCGTGATTACCGTACGCGAAACCGAACGCGCCGAACGTGCCAAAGCCGTCGAACTGATTGCCGCCGAAGAAGCCGCGCAAAAAGACGCGATTTCGCTCACCGTCGCCGCAGAAGCCGAGAAACAGGCCGCGCAAGACCGCGCCGAAGCCGTGCGTATCGCCGCCGAAGCCGAAGCCGAGAAACAACGCCTGCAAGCCAAAGGTGAGGCCGATGCCAAAGTCCTGCTGGCGCAAGCGCAAGAGCAGCAATACAAAGTCGATGCCGAAGGTACCCGCGCCGTGAACGAAGCCGCCAACGTCCTGAGCGTCGAACAAGTCGAAATGCAAGTGCGCCTCGCCCTGTTGAAACACCTGCCCGACATCATCCGCGAATCCGTGCGCCCGATGGAAAACATCGACGACATCAAGATTCTGCAAGTCAACGGCTTGGGCGGATTCAGCGGCGCTGCCAACGGCTCCGAAGGCGTGTCGGAAGGTCAAACCACACAAGCCAGCCTCGCCGACCAAATGGTCAACAGCGCCCTGCGCTACCGCAGCCAAGCCCCGCTGGTTGACGGCCTCTTGAAAGAATTGGGCCTGAACGGCGGCGACATCAACGGTCTGACGCAAGGACTGGATAAAGGCATCGGCAAAGAATAA
- a CDS encoding PspA/IM30 family protein, translating to MSETLSRRVGRLVSGGFHALIDAAENLAPEAVMNESIREIERAVDEVRAELGKVLAQKHLAAKKMADESNRHEAIDANLQAAVAAGRDDLAEAGIAEQMDIEARLPVLENTIADCAAQEKELEGFIAALQAKKREMQQQLQDWRAAQQNAGAGKAAGGSDLNRIARDAEKSGNAFDRVMGRQNAVHSSTDAAQLAKLKELEDLSRNNRIAERLAALKAGK from the coding sequence ATGAGCGAAACCCTATCCCGCAGAGTGGGCCGTCTGGTGAGCGGCGGTTTTCATGCCCTGATTGATGCGGCGGAGAACCTTGCGCCCGAAGCAGTAATGAACGAGAGCATCCGCGAAATCGAGCGGGCGGTGGACGAAGTGCGTGCCGAATTGGGCAAAGTGTTGGCGCAGAAACACCTTGCCGCCAAGAAAATGGCGGATGAGAGCAACCGCCACGAAGCCATCGATGCCAATCTGCAAGCCGCCGTAGCGGCGGGGCGCGACGATCTTGCCGAGGCTGGTATCGCCGAACAAATGGACATCGAAGCGCGTCTGCCTGTTTTGGAAAACACCATCGCCGACTGTGCCGCGCAGGAAAAAGAACTTGAGGGCTTTATCGCCGCCTTGCAGGCGAAAAAACGCGAGATGCAGCAGCAGTTGCAAGACTGGCGCGCCGCACAGCAGAACGCTGGCGCAGGCAAAGCGGCAGGCGGCAGCGACCTCAACCGCATCGCCCGTGATGCCGAAAAAAGCGGCAACGCTTTCGACCGCGTGATGGGACGTCAGAACGCGGTACACAGCAGCACCGATGCCGCGCAGTTGGCAAAATTGAAGGAATTGGAAGACTTGAGCCGCAACAACCGTATTGCAGAACGCTTGGCGGCATTGAAGGCGGGGAAATAA